From a region of the Rouxiella sp. S1S-2 genome:
- a CDS encoding glutamate synthase small subunit has translation MSQNVYQFVDLQRVDPPKKPLKIRKIEFVEIYEPFSATQAASQADRCLSCGNPYCEWKCPVHNYIPNWLKLANEGRIMEAADLAHQTNSLPEVCGRVCPQDRLCEGSCTLNDEFGAVTIGNIERYINDKAIEMGWRPNMSHVHPTGKRVAIIGAGPAGLACADVLTRNGVKAVVFDRHPEIGGLLTFGIPSFKLEKSVMTKRREIFTEMGIEFKLNIEVGKDVTMDALLAEYDAVFLGVGTYQSMRGGLENEDAPGVYDALPFLIANTKQLMKFEAQPHEPYVSMEHKRVVVLGGGDTAMDCVRTSIRQGATEVTCAYRRDEENMPGSRREVKNAREEGVEFKFNLQPLSIELNDSGRVSGVRMARTELGAPDAHGRRRAEIVAGSEHVMDADAVVMAFGFRPHKMEWLAAHDVELDSQGRIVAPEGSDNAFQTSNPKIFAGGDAVRGSDLVVTAIAEGRKAADGIMCFLEV, from the coding sequence ATGAGTCAAAACGTTTATCAATTTGTCGACTTACAGCGTGTTGATCCGCCAAAGAAGCCGCTTAAGATCCGTAAAATTGAGTTTGTGGAAATTTACGAGCCGTTCTCGGCCACTCAGGCTGCATCGCAGGCAGACCGCTGTCTGTCCTGTGGTAACCCTTACTGCGAGTGGAAATGCCCGGTGCATAACTACATCCCTAACTGGCTGAAACTGGCCAATGAGGGGCGCATTATGGAAGCCGCAGACCTTGCGCACCAGACCAACAGTCTGCCAGAAGTCTGTGGGCGCGTTTGCCCGCAGGATCGCCTGTGCGAAGGTTCATGTACTTTGAACGACGAGTTTGGTGCCGTGACCATCGGCAACATCGAGCGCTATATCAATGATAAAGCGATTGAGATGGGTTGGCGTCCGAATATGTCGCACGTGCACCCTACCGGCAAGCGTGTGGCCATTATCGGCGCAGGTCCGGCAGGCCTTGCCTGTGCCGACGTACTGACCCGCAACGGCGTGAAGGCGGTAGTCTTTGACCGTCATCCGGAAATCGGCGGTCTGCTGACCTTCGGCATTCCTTCGTTCAAGCTGGAAAAATCAGTGATGACTAAGCGTCGCGAAATCTTCACCGAAATGGGTATCGAGTTCAAACTCAATATCGAAGTCGGTAAAGACGTGACCATGGACGCGCTGCTGGCCGAATACGACGCGGTATTCCTCGGCGTGGGCACTTATCAGTCGATGCGTGGTGGGCTAGAAAATGAAGATGCGCCGGGTGTTTACGACGCTCTGCCGTTCCTGATTGCCAACACCAAGCAGCTGATGAAATTTGAAGCACAGCCGCACGAGCCTTACGTCAGCATGGAGCACAAGCGCGTCGTGGTTCTGGGCGGCGGTGATACGGCGATGGACTGTGTGCGCACTTCAATTCGCCAAGGTGCGACGGAAGTAACCTGTGCCTATCGTCGTGACGAAGAAAATATGCCTGGCTCACGCCGTGAAGTGAAGAATGCCCGCGAGGAAGGCGTTGAGTTTAAATTCAACCTGCAGCCGCTGAGCATTGAGCTTAACGATTCTGGCCGCGTATCCGGCGTCAGAATGGCACGTACCGAGTTGGGTGCACCTGATGCACACGGCCGTCGTCGCGCCGAAATCGTTGCCGGTTCCGAGCACGTGATGGACGCTGACGCCGTGGTTATGGCATTTGGTTTCCGTCCGCACAAGATGGAATGGTTGGCTGCTCACGACGTTGAGCTAGACAGTCAGGGCCGCATTGTGGCGCCAGAAGGCAGTGACAACGCGTTCCAGACCAGCAACCCGAAAATCTTCGCCGGTGGCGATGCGGTTCGCGGATCTGACCTGGTTGTTACCGCAATTGCAGAAGGCCGTAAAGCCGCTGATGGCATTATGTGCTTCCTGGAAGTCTAA